The Sander lucioperca isolate FBNREF2018 chromosome 4, SLUC_FBN_1.2, whole genome shotgun sequence DNA segment ATATTCTGTGATTGACTATAAATGTAGAAATGCAAATCTAATGATTAAAAAAGCATAACTAGGCTACTTACAAAATGAGTGAGTATGCCAAATAACATTAAAGCTGGACAATGGCtgatgttgtgttttcagaCCATTTTAGGTTGCCTGGCAACATACCATACCAGTAATAAAGTAGAGATAGGCATTCTATATCAGaacaatttaaatacattaaataaataatgtatgtatCTGATTGCTAGTTTTACAATAAGCTGTTTAAAATCACAACCTTTTTTGTGTTACAGATACCAACTGTACAGATAGACCTGAGTTCACTCCAACCAGACTGGTAGTGAAGCATGGTGACCCAACCTCTGCCATCTGCTCTGTATGTCAGCATGCTTGCCTCGACAACGGCACCATTTATGATCTGGAGAAAGTTGTTGGAGACACATCAATAAATGGAACCACAATTTTATGGACGGTTGACAGACTGACTGAATGGCACACATCTCCCATTTGCTATTATAGCAATGCTGCTTACCAGTGTTGTAGCTCCCTGCATGTAACTGTGTACCGTAAGTAAACACAAAATAACTGTTACCATCAATGATTTAATTAGTAATAAAGCAAATGGGCACATGTAGGTAGTTTATATTCTTTCCTGTTGTTGCTTAATGTGTGCCGGTCTCTCTCCACAGAGCCTCCAGACAGTGTGTCCTTCAGCTTTGTTAATCACACTGGGCCGATGTTGGAGGGACATCAGTACACTCTGCAGTGTACAGTACAGGACGTTGCTCCTGTTGAAAACCTCGTTGTGACGTTCTACAGAGGACAGACAGCGCTGGGTCAACTGCAGTCCAACAACACAGAGAAGGAACCAGTGACTGAGATCTTCTCTTTAAACATCACACCCAGTAAAGAAGACGATGGAGTCCAGTTCTGGTGTGAAGCAAAGCTAGAACTGGGACCTGATGGACCACAGCGCCCTCCAGTGGTGACGTCAGAAAACATCACTGCCACTGTGCACTGTGAGT contains these protein-coding regions:
- the LOC116042853 gene encoding cell adhesion molecule 4-like; this translates as MKRKWTFTFNIIRSLLTSFAYRPRILKTMFFSNIFLVVSLMTFLRDFHVTSCDTNCTDRPEFTPTRLVVKHGDPTSAICSVCQHACLDNGTIYDLEKVVGDTSINGTTILWTVDRLTEWHTSPICYYSNAAYQCCSSLHVTVYQPPDSVSFSFVNHTGPMLEGHQYTLQCTVQDVAPVENLVVTFYRGQTALGQLQSNNTEKEPVTEIFSLNITPSKEDDGVQFWCEAKLELGPDGPQRPPVVTSENITATVHYKPQLKSSSSDLITVTEGNSLQLNCSAVGNPRPSYTWTSPIRSYSNGSVLTIDSVTSADKGQYTCSVSNHVGTATVKFDVDVKESYIGLIVGVIAAVALLVVICVVIGYLLFYKPNRMGQYNLNDDFCSQTNHSAVPSVE